Proteins encoded in a region of the Bartonella taylorii genome:
- a CDS encoding DnaJ C-terminal domain-containing protein has translation MRDPYTILGVARTAKPQEIKSAFRRLAKKYHPDHNMDDAKAKEKFSEINQAYEIIGDKDKKAQFDRGEIDMEGKPLYQAYGTGENFRNSHNPFSGGAKGFDFGSSGGAGFDAGDIFRDLFGRGGGFSNSAQYSRPQQGAHVRANLSVTLEQMVGAEKVEAVFPNGKKLKIKLPDYVEDGQIIRLKGQGEEVAYGQAGDALVTIHIQKHPRLRVEGRALHLDLPVPLTHAVLGAKEEVETLEGRVVLTIPAWSSSDRVLRLKGKGLRLKNGKRDDLYVHVRVMLPEGGDAALEQFLQMRQG, from the coding sequence ATGCGTGATCCGTACACGATTCTGGGTGTGGCACGTACCGCGAAACCACAAGAGATTAAGTCGGCATTCAGAAGATTAGCGAAGAAATATCATCCAGACCACAATATGGATGATGCAAAGGCTAAAGAAAAGTTTTCTGAAATTAATCAAGCCTATGAAATTATAGGTGATAAAGACAAAAAAGCACAATTTGACCGTGGTGAAATTGATATGGAGGGAAAACCACTTTACCAAGCCTATGGCACTGGTGAAAACTTTAGAAATAGTCATAATCCCTTTTCAGGAGGAGCGAAAGGTTTTGATTTTGGTTCTTCAGGTGGTGCAGGTTTTGATGCGGGTGATATTTTTCGCGATCTATTTGGAAGAGGAGGAGGTTTTTCGAATTCTGCTCAATATAGTAGACCTCAACAAGGGGCGCATGTTCGTGCCAATCTTTCCGTCACATTGGAGCAGATGGTTGGTGCAGAAAAGGTGGAAGCTGTTTTTCCTAATGGGAAAAAGTTAAAAATTAAACTTCCAGATTATGTTGAAGATGGTCAAATTATTCGCTTAAAAGGCCAAGGAGAAGAGGTGGCTTATGGACAAGCAGGAGATGCGTTGGTAACTATACATATTCAAAAACATCCTCGTTTACGGGTTGAAGGAAGGGCACTCCATCTTGACTTACCAGTTCCCCTTACACATGCTGTTTTGGGAGCAAAAGAAGAAGTTGAGACTTTGGAAGGGCGCGTGGTTTTAACTATTCCAGCTTGGTCAAGCTCTGATCGTGTTTTACGGTTGAAAGGAAAAGGACTTCGTTTAAAAAACGGCAAAAGAGATGATCTTTATGTGCATGTTCGTGTTATGTTGCCGGAAGGTGGAGATGCAGCATTAGAACAGTTTCTGCAGATGCGACAAGGTTAA
- the ubiA gene encoding 4-hydroxybenzoate octaprenyltransferase: MKKSKDIAHIQSCESQGRVMDASSKQWVYHFLPPSLWFYAQLARWDRPIGWQLLMWPCFWSTTMAFLSYEMHRYPFLTMLLHWFWYLFLFFLGSIAMRGAGCTWNDLIDHKIDSQVERTRSRPLPTGHVSRFQAKIFIFLQCLVGLAVLSQFNKFSFFLGISSLIAVAVYPFMKRVTYWPQFFLGVAFNWGALMGWAVVFGSLSWAPILLYAGSIFWTIGYDTIYAHQDKEDDATIGVGSTALLFDEGTKRALVFLYSSFIVLVSLAFYLAQVPILSFLGIFMASIHMFIQIKEIDIDNSSQCLRLFKSNSLVGFIIFAGLVCGGIWMMFYPSI; the protein is encoded by the coding sequence ATGAAAAAAAGCAAAGATATTGCACATATTCAATCCTGTGAAAGCCAGGGACGGGTGATGGATGCCTCCTCCAAACAATGGGTCTACCATTTTCTTCCCCCTTCATTGTGGTTTTACGCTCAATTGGCACGTTGGGATCGGCCTATCGGATGGCAGTTGTTGATGTGGCCGTGTTTTTGGTCAACAACAATGGCTTTTCTCTCTTACGAAATGCATCGATATCCTTTTTTAACAATGTTACTTCATTGGTTTTGGTATCTCTTTCTTTTTTTTCTAGGTTCTATAGCTATGAGGGGTGCAGGGTGTACTTGGAATGATCTCATTGATCATAAAATTGATTCTCAGGTGGAGAGAACACGTTCTCGTCCATTACCAACAGGGCATGTGAGTCGATTTCAGGCAAAAATTTTTATATTTTTACAATGTTTGGTCGGTTTAGCTGTCTTGTCACAATTTAATAAGTTCAGTTTTTTTCTAGGTATCTCGTCATTGATAGCGGTTGCAGTCTATCCTTTTATGAAACGTGTTACATATTGGCCGCAGTTTTTTTTAGGTGTTGCATTTAATTGGGGCGCATTAATGGGGTGGGCAGTTGTGTTTGGAAGTTTAAGTTGGGCACCAATTTTACTTTATGCGGGCTCTATCTTTTGGACGATAGGATATGATACAATTTACGCGCATCAAGATAAGGAAGATGATGCTACGATTGGTGTAGGTTCTACAGCGCTTCTTTTTGATGAAGGCACCAAGCGTGCTTTGGTATTTTTATATAGCAGTTTCATTGTACTCGTTAGCTTGGCATTTTATTTGGCGCAAGTCCCTATTCTTAGTTTCTTGGGGATTTTTATGGCAAGCATCCACATGTTTATTCAAATTAAAGAGATTGATATAGATAACAGTTCACAATGCTTGAGGCTTTTTAAATCAAATTCGTTGGTTGGTTTTATAATTTTTGCTGGTTTGGTATGCGGCGGTATATGGATGATGTTTTATCCTTCCATTTAG
- the pdxH gene encoding pyridoxamine 5'-phosphate oxidase, with amino-acid sequence MSNKIQTDDDFMQMQKPFALFAKWLEEATVSEINDPNAMALATVDETGLPNVRMVLLKDYSSQGFVFYTNYESQKGQEILKSMKASLGFHWKSLRRQVRIRGVVEKVSTQEADAYFQSRPRGSRIGAWASKQSQPLENRFVLEKAIAQYTTRYAIGNIPRPPYWSGFRVKPLSIEFWRDRPFRLHDRLLFTRDSVEYDDWQKQKLYP; translated from the coding sequence ATGAGCAATAAAATACAAACAGACGATGATTTTATGCAAATGCAAAAACCTTTTGCACTTTTTGCAAAGTGGCTTGAAGAAGCAACAGTGAGCGAAATCAATGATCCTAATGCTATGGCATTAGCAACAGTTGATGAAACGGGTTTGCCTAATGTTCGTATGGTTCTTCTCAAAGATTACAGTTCCCAAGGCTTCGTCTTCTACACCAACTATGAAAGCCAAAAAGGACAAGAAATTTTAAAATCAATGAAAGCATCCTTGGGTTTTCATTGGAAATCGCTTCGTCGTCAGGTCAGAATTCGAGGAGTTGTTGAAAAAGTTAGCACTCAAGAAGCAGATGCGTATTTCCAATCACGGCCACGTGGTAGCCGAATTGGTGCATGGGCATCCAAACAATCTCAACCATTAGAAAACCGTTTTGTCCTCGAAAAAGCAATTGCCCAATATACTACGCGTTATGCAATAGGAAACATCCCGCGTCCACCTTATTGGTCCGGATTTCGCGTTAAACCCCTTTCTATCGAATTCTGGCGTGATCGACCGTTTCGTTTACATGACCGCTTGCTTTTTACACGCGATTCTGTTGAATATGATGATTGGCAAAAGCAAAAACTTTATCCCTAA
- the purD gene encoding phosphoribosylamine--glycine ligase produces MNILLIGSGGREHALAWKIAASPLLTKLYCAPGNPATMELGENIDLNIDDHPLVIDFCKAHSIDLVIVGPEAPLVAGITDSLNSANICVFGPTQKAAQLEGSKAFTKDLCRKNNIPTGTYQCFNDAAKAKAYIHQQGVPIVIKADGLAAGKGVVVATTVEEAFNAVDACFKSTFGNTGKKIVVESFLEGEEASFFCLCDGKTALPFGSAQDHKRVGDGDTGANTGGMGAYSPAPIMTEEMVSRTLKEIVEPTLHSMNEMGAPFKGVLFVGLMITQKGPELIEFNVRFGDPECQVLMMRLKDDILPLLLAAAQGNLENKSLQWSEKTALTVVMAATGYPDSPQKGTVIRNVDKVNTFSDVKVFQAGTALRNGELIANGGRVLNITAIGETITQAQKRAYEAVDCIDWPEGFVRRDIGWRAIARES; encoded by the coding sequence ATGAACATTCTTCTTATCGGCTCAGGTGGACGAGAACACGCTTTAGCATGGAAAATAGCAGCATCACCACTGCTAACAAAATTATATTGTGCTCCTGGGAATCCTGCAACAATGGAACTTGGTGAAAATATTGATTTGAATATTGATGATCATCCTCTCGTTATTGATTTTTGTAAAGCACATTCTATTGATCTCGTGATTGTTGGACCAGAAGCTCCATTGGTGGCAGGTATAACAGACTCCCTTAATAGCGCCAATATCTGTGTATTTGGACCTACTCAAAAAGCTGCTCAATTAGAAGGTTCAAAAGCTTTTACAAAGGATTTATGTCGTAAAAATAATATTCCTACAGGGACTTACCAATGCTTTAATGATGCTGCAAAAGCCAAAGCCTATATTCATCAACAAGGTGTTCCTATTGTCATTAAAGCCGATGGCTTAGCTGCCGGTAAAGGTGTTGTTGTTGCAACAACTGTAGAAGAAGCATTTAATGCGGTTGATGCTTGCTTTAAAAGTACATTTGGCAATACAGGAAAAAAAATTGTTGTAGAATCTTTTCTTGAAGGTGAAGAAGCAAGCTTCTTCTGTCTTTGTGATGGTAAAACTGCTCTTCCCTTTGGATCTGCTCAAGATCATAAACGTGTAGGTGATGGAGATACTGGAGCCAATACCGGTGGCATGGGAGCTTATTCACCAGCTCCCATCATGACCGAGGAAATGGTTAGTCGTACCCTCAAAGAAATTGTTGAACCAACTCTACATAGTATGAACGAAATGGGAGCTCCCTTTAAAGGTGTTCTCTTCGTTGGGTTGATGATAACGCAAAAAGGACCTGAATTAATTGAATTTAACGTACGATTCGGCGATCCTGAATGTCAGGTTTTAATGATGCGCTTAAAAGATGATATTCTTCCGCTTCTTCTTGCTGCAGCTCAAGGAAATCTTGAAAATAAATCCCTTCAGTGGTCTGAAAAAACTGCCTTAACCGTTGTTATGGCTGCTACCGGTTATCCAGACTCTCCCCAAAAAGGCACTGTTATTCGTAATGTTGATAAAGTGAACACTTTTTCTGATGTGAAAGTTTTTCAAGCCGGCACAGCATTACGCAATGGAGAACTCATTGCTAATGGTGGACGCGTTTTAAATATAACAGCAATAGGAGAAACTATTACCCAAGCGCAAAAGCGCGCCTATGAAGCTGTTGATTGTATTGATTGGCCAGAAGGATTTGTTCGCCGCGATATCGGATGGCGAGCCATTGCACGAGAAAGCTAA